A genomic stretch from Thermoflexus sp. includes:
- a CDS encoding NAD(P)-dependent oxidoreductase encodes MRVLITGGAGFFGFHMANKLLQHGHEVILLDIADYIEEDYIGPVSFHKGDVRDRETVDRVMRGVDAVIHAAAALPLWPRREIFSVNVEGTRTVLESALAHGVRRVVFISSTAVYGIPRKHPIVEDDPLHGVGPYGQSKILAERVCQSFRERGLVVTIIRPKTFIGPGRLGVFQILFDWVERGKPIPIIGSGRNRYQLLDVDDLTDAIVLALTVDAGQANDTFNIGAERFGTVREDVQALCDHAGTGARVWPLPARPVKAALALFEMLRLSPLYRWVYGTADKDSFVSIERAKAKLGWRPRYSNAESLIRTYEWYLAHKTELAGKVGVTHRVAWDQGILRVIRDLLP; translated from the coding sequence ATGCGGGTTCTGATCACAGGCGGAGCGGGGTTCTTTGGCTTCCATATGGCCAACAAGCTGCTCCAGCATGGCCATGAAGTGATCCTGCTGGATATCGCGGATTACATTGAGGAGGATTACATTGGGCCGGTTTCGTTCCATAAGGGGGATGTGCGCGACCGCGAAACGGTGGATCGGGTCATGCGCGGCGTGGATGCGGTGATCCACGCCGCGGCGGCCTTGCCCTTGTGGCCCCGCCGGGAGATCTTCTCGGTGAATGTGGAGGGCACTCGAACGGTGCTGGAGAGCGCCCTGGCCCACGGCGTCCGGCGCGTGGTGTTTATCTCCTCCACCGCTGTCTATGGCATCCCCAGGAAACATCCGATCGTGGAGGACGATCCGCTCCATGGCGTTGGGCCTTACGGCCAGAGCAAGATCCTGGCCGAGCGGGTCTGTCAGTCTTTCCGGGAACGCGGGCTGGTGGTGACCATCATCCGCCCCAAGACCTTCATCGGGCCCGGCCGACTGGGTGTGTTCCAGATCCTGTTTGACTGGGTGGAGCGTGGGAAGCCGATCCCGATCATCGGCAGCGGCAGAAACCGCTACCAGCTGCTGGATGTGGATGATCTGACCGACGCCATTGTGCTGGCCCTTACCGTGGATGCCGGTCAGGCAAATGACACGTTCAATATCGGCGCCGAGCGATTCGGAACGGTTCGAGAGGACGTGCAGGCCCTTTGCGATCACGCGGGCACCGGGGCGCGGGTCTGGCCGCTGCCCGCCCGGCCGGTGAAGGCGGCCCTTGCTCTCTTTGAGATGTTGCGCCTCTCTCCGCTGTATCGATGGGTTTATGGGACAGCCGATAAAGATTCTTTTGTGAGCATTGAGCGGGCGAAAGCGAAGCTGGGATGGCGCCCTCGCTACAGCAATGCGGAATCCCTGATCCGAACTTACGAATGGTATCTGGCCCACAAAACGGAGCTGGCGGGCAAGGTGGGCGTCACCCATCGGGTGGCGTGGGATCAGGGGATCCTGCGGGTGATCCGGGATTTGTTGCCATAG